One Prunus dulcis chromosome 7, ALMONDv2, whole genome shotgun sequence DNA segment encodes these proteins:
- the LOC117633892 gene encoding uncharacterized protein LOC117633892, producing MAATGAAADGLFRCVYEGCIAGSDVGVERRPYHRNCGCALHNKSRNKQCTQGGPKCKKVSYPMRRAWSEGSLALVAASSAHSSPSSSPAQHHHVVAVGRQQQQQQHPQLGTLCDDDQEEEEDENIVFFKV from the coding sequence ATGGCCGCCACGGGAGCCGCCGCGGACGGGCTATTCCGGTGCGTTTACGAGGGGTGCATCGCAGGGTCTGATGTAGGGGTGGAGCGGAGGCCTTACCACCGCAACTGCGGGTGCGCGCTGCATAACAAGTCACGTAACAAACAATGTACGCAGGGAGGGCCTAAGTGCAAGAAGGTGTCCTATCCAATGAGGCGGGCTTGGAGCGAGGGCTCTTTGGCATTGGTGGCTGCTTCTTCTGCTCACTCCTCACCCTCTTCTTCACCTGCTCAGCATCATCATGTGGTGGCGGTGGGgaggcagcagcagcagcagcagcatcctCAATTGGGTACTTTGTGTGATGATGAtcaggaggaggaagaagatgagaatATTGTTTTCTTCAAGGTTTGA
- the LOC117633891 gene encoding uncharacterized protein LOC117633891 translates to MAGGRGRRRPNTNDNNKVTWSSRRASSSSSSKSNARGAPFVEGGVLSDWSSPQTSLRGKNPSSNNKSASKSGAKVASASKSESRKSNVNAIGYQYPSVEGQEGLHPGLHEGNDVGKSTDESCPLVLVDFKNTQIVAHVDQTVASSPHEVEFTYQYGSSFVLGESSHRGLGFYDELEGTASGIEASSKQMEEPEDSCFDSLSSEKDMDVNEGMDCEVGDEMAEELPTNMYPMKNSGFLSIGGMKLYTQDISDEESEEGENGDSPYEGSSGSSEPGGILGSSESEDSEDTSDSDSDIDDEVAEDYLEGIGGSASILSSKWLVGQELDDPDKHTSLRSGFDETLQKLGGIALQDASREYGRRKVHSQKKYNVTERHAKSLAIDALMLVKDPRTVLAKKKPVARFPQSWPSEAQRSKFSRHFPGTKKKHRKEMIAVKRRERMLRRGLDLEQINLKIEQIVLDGVDMFSFQPMHSRDCAQVQRLAAIYRLRSSCQGSGKKRFVTVMRTQHTGMPSASDKLRLEKLIGVDMEDADFSVVEPRGDKSRSKKIGKGIDLKPPESKHYTQRKTPKIAAKRGSGRAYEQKLGGKMDSYANQPVSFVSSGLMQSATESTTVDSIDPSSKNKDVVEAAEFHSFEVHTKGFGSKMLAKMGFIEGGGLGKDGQGMAAPIEVIQRPKSLGLGVEFSNTVDLPVNNTPVKSNPVKNKAQSQRVSQPQRVGSFEKHTKGFGSKMMAKMGFVEGMGLGKDSQGIVNPLAAVRLPKSRGLGASG, encoded by the exons ATGGcgggaggaagaggaagaagaagacccaaCACCAATGATAACAACAAAGTAACTTGGAGCAGCAGAAGAGCATCGTCGTCATCTTCATCAAAATCCAATGCTCGAGGAGCTCCGTTTGTGGAGGGTGGTGTTTTATCTGATTGGTCATCCCCTCAAACCTCTCTTCGAG GGAAAAATCCGAGTTCGAATAACAAATCTGCCTCAAAATCGGGAGCAAAAGTAGCTTCTGCTTCTAAAAGTGAGTCTCGGAAATCTAATGTTAATGCTATAGGATATCAGTATCCTTCCGTTGAAGGTCAG GAAGGTTTGCATCCAGGACTACATGAGGGCAATGATGTAGGTAAAAGTACGGACGAGTCCTGCCCTTTGGTTTTAGTTGATTTCAAGAATACCCAAATTGTAGCGCATGTGGACCAGACAGTAGCTTCAAGTCCCCACGAAGTGGAATTTACATATCAATACGGTTCAAGTTTTGTGTTAGGTGAAAGCTCTCATAGAGGGTTGGGGTTCTATGATGAACTTGAGGGAACTGCAAGTGGTATTGAAGCTTCGTCAAAGCAAATGGAAGAGCCAGAAGATTCATGTTTTGATTCGTTGTCTTCTGAGAAAGATATGGATGTCAATGAAGGGATGGATTGTGAAGTTGGCGATGAGATGGCTGAAGAGCTGCCAACAAACATGTATCCTATGAAAAACTCAGGATTTTTGTCAATTGGAGGCATGAAATTATACACCCAAGATATTTCTGatgaagaaagtgaagaagGTGAAAATGGAGATTCACCATATGAAGGAAGCTCAGGCTCTTCTGAGCCAGGAGGAATACTTGGATCCTCTGAAAGTGAAGATTCTGAAGACACGTCTGATAGTGATTCAGATATAGATGATGAGGTTGCAGAAGATTATTTAGAGGGAATTGGAGGGAGTGCCAGCATTTTAAGTTCCAAATGGTTGGTAGGACAGGAATTGGATGATCCGGATAAGCATACCTCTTTGAGGAGTGGCTTTGATGAGACTTTACAGAAGTTGGGCGGAATTGCTCTTCAGGATGCATCTAGAGAATATGGTAGGAGGAAGGTCCATTCACAGAAGAAATACAATGTGACGGAAAGACATGCTAAGTCTTTGGCTATAGATGCCCTAATGCTTGTAAAGGATCCGAGAACTGTTTTGGCAAAAAAGAAGCCCGTCGCTAGGTTTCCTCAATCTTGGCCTTCAGAAGCTCAAAGGAGTAAATTCTCAAGACATTTTCCTG GTACGAAAAAGAAACATCGTAAAGAAATGATTGCTGTGAAGCGTAGGGAGAGAATGCTACGGCGAGGTCTTGATCTTGAGCAAATcaatttg AAAATAGAGCAGATTGTTTTGGATGGAGTggatatgttttcttttcaacctATGCATTCCCGGGATTGTGCCCAG GTGCAACGATTAGCAGCAATTTATCGCCTGAGGAGTTCCTGCCAAGGATCTGGCAAGAAGAG aTTTGTAACAGTGATGCGGACACAACACACAGGCATGCCATCAGCAAGTGATAAACTTCGTCTTGAAAAG CTGATTGGAGTTGACATGGAGGATGCTGATTTTTCTGTTGTCGAGCCCCGTGGAGACAAAAGCAGGTcaaagaaaattggaaaaggaATTGATTTAAAGCCACCAGAATCTAAACATTACACTCAAAGAAAGACTCCGAAGATCGCGGCCAAGCGTGGCAGTGGCAGAGCCTATGAACAGAAACTTGGTGGAAAAATGGATTCATATGCCAATCAACCGGTATCGTTTGTGTCAAGTGGCTTGATGCAATCAGCGACTGAGAGCACAACTGTTGATTCAATAGACCCAAGTTCTAAAAATAAGGATGTTGTTGAAGCAGCTGAGTTTCATTCGTTTGAGGTACACACTAAGGGTTTTGGATCAAAAATGTTGGCTAAAATGGGATTTATTGAAGGTGGTGGATTAGGAAAAGATGGACAAGGTATGGCAGCGCCCATTGAAGTGATCCAACGGCCTAAATCACTTGGGTTGGGTGTGGAATTTTCCAACACCGTTGACCTTCCAGTAAATAACACCCCAGTAAAGAGTAATCCAGTGAAAAACAAAGCTCAATCTCAAAGAGTTTCTCAACCTCAGAGAGTTGGATCTTTTGAAAAACATACCAAAGGCTTTGGATCAAAGATGATGGCAAAGATGGGTTTTGTTGAAGGCATGGGTTTGGGGAAAGATTCACAAGGCATCGTCAACCCTCTGGCTGCAGTCAGGCTACCAAAATCGAGGGGATTAGGTGCCTCAGGTTAA
- the LOC117634166 gene encoding transmembrane 9 superfamily member 11 → MEFSHRLTTWVLTIFLIFQSGYGWYLPGSYPHKYVVGDTLGVKVNSLTSIDTEIPFSYYSLPFCQPQDGVKDSAENLGELLMGDRIENSPYQFKMYTNESEIFLCHTGPLSGDQFNLLKKRIDEMYQVNLILDNLPAIRYTKKEGFVLRWTGYPVGIKVKDVYYVFNHLKFKVLVHKYEEPNVARVMGTGDGAEVIPTVAKSDSDVPGYIIVGFEVIPCSFMHNADSVKKSKMYEKYPAPIKCDPTTVAMPVNEKQPIVFTYEVEFEESDIKWPSRWDAYLKMEGSKVHWFSILNSLMVITFLAGIVLVIFLRTVRRDLTRYEELDKEAQAQMNEELSGWKLVVGDVFRAPSNASLLCIMVGDGVQILGMAVVTILFAALGFMSPASRGTLITGMLFFYMILGIAAGYVAVRLWRTIGCGDHKGWVSVSWKVACFFPGIAFLILTTLNFLLWGSHSTGAIPFSLFVVLLLLWFCISVPLTLIGGYLGAKAPHIEYPVRTNQIPREIPAQKYPSWLLVLGAGTLPFGTLFIELFFIMSSIWMGRVYYVFGFLFIVLILLVVVCAEVSLVLTYMHLCVEDWKWWWKSFFASGSVAIYIFLYSINYLVFDLKSLSGPVSATLYLGYSLFMVVAIMLATGTVGFLSSFWFVHYLFSSVKLD, encoded by the coding sequence ATGGAATTTTCTCATCGACTTACGACCTGGGTTCTGACCATTTTCTTGATATTTCAATCGGGATATGGGTGGTACCTTCCGGGTAGTTACCCTCACAAGTACGTTGTCGGGGACACCTTAGGGGTGAAAGTGAACTCTCTGACCTCCATTGATACAGAAATACCCTTTAGCTATTACAGTTTGCCCTTTTGTCAGCCCCAAGATGGGGTTAAGGACAGTGCTGAGAATCTCGGTGAGCTCCTCATGGGAGACCGGATTGAGAACTCTCCATATCAGTTTAAGATGTACACCAATGAGTCTGAGATCTTCTTGTGTCACACGGGTCCATTGTCGGGAGATCAGTTTAATCTCTTGAAGAAGAGGATTGATGAGATGTATCAGGTCAATTTGATTCTCGATAATTTGCCTGCGATCCGGTATACCAAGAAGGAGGGCTTTGTGTTGCGGTGGACTGGGTATCCAGTAGGAATTAAGGTTAAGGATGTGTACTATGTGTTTAATCATTTGAAGTTCAAGGTACTTGTTCATAAGTACGAGGAACCCAATGTAGCACGTGTGATGGGTACTGGTGATGGGGCGGAGGTCATCCCAACAGTTGCCAAATCAGATTCAGATGTCCCCGGGTATATTATTGTAGGATTTGAGGTGATACCTTGCAGTTTCATGCATAATGCAGACTCTGTGAAGAAGTCGAAAATGTATGAAAAGTACCCTGCTCCTATTAAATGTGATCCCACCACTGTGGCAATGCCCGTTAATGAAAAGCAGCCAATTGTCTTCACATATGAGGTTGAATTTGAGGAGAGTGACATCAAGTGGCCCTCGCGGTGGGATGCTTATTTGAAAATGGAGGGATCCAAAGTCCATTGGTTCTCAATTCTCAATTCTCTGATGGTGATCACTTTCCTTGCTGGTATTGTCCTCGTGATTTTCTTGAGGACTGTTCGGAGGGATCTTACTCGTTATGAAGAGCTTGACAAAGAGGCTCAAGCACAGATGAATGAGGAGTTGTCTGGCTGGAAGCTTGTTGTTGGAGATGTTTTCCGTGCTCCAAGCAATGCTTCCCTGTTGTGTATAATGGTTGGTGATGGGGTTCAGATCCTCGGGATGGCAGTGGTGACCATATTGTTTGCTGCTCTTGGGTTCATGTCACCAGCTTCTCGAGGGACACTTATTACAGGTATGCTATTTTTCTATATGATCCTTGGTATTGCAGCTGGTTATGTTGCCGTTCGTCTTTGGAGGACAATTGGTTGTGGAGATCACAAGGGATGGGTTTCAGTCTCATGGAAGGTTGCTTGTTTCTTCCCTGGAATTGCCTTTTTAATTCTGACCACTCTGAATTTCCTATTGTGGGGTAGTCACAGCACAGGAGCCATTCCATTTTCTCTATTTGTTGTTCTCCTTTTGCTCTGGTTCTGCATCTCTGTTCCCCTTACCCTCATTGGTGGATACCTTGGGGCCAAGGCACCTCACATTGAGTACCCAGTACGAACCAATCAGATTCCTAGAGAAATCCCGGCACAGAAATACCCATCCTGGCTGTTGGTTCTTGGGGCTGGCACTCTTCCGTTTGGCACCCTATTCATTGAGCTCTTCTTTATCATGTCTAGCATTTGGATGGGCCGTGTTTATTATGTGTTTGGGTTTCTCTTCATCGTATTGATCCTTCTCGTTGTGGTTTGTGCTGAGGTTTCTCTAGTTCTAACCTACATGCATCTTTGTGTGGAGGACTGGAAATGGTGGTGGAAGTCCTTCTTTGCTTCTGGTTCGGTTGCCATATACATTTTCTTGTACTCCATAAACTACCTTGTATTTGATCTTAAGAGCCTAAGTGGACCTGTCTCAGCCACGCTTTACTTGGGGTACTCGCTCTTCATGGTGGTGGCCATCATGCTTGCAACTGGCACAGTTGGATTCCTTTCGTCATTCTGGTTTGTGCACTACCTGTTCTCTTCGGTGAAGCTGGACTGA
- the LOC117636054 gene encoding adenylate kinase 5, chloroplastic — MLPTSLSPVHSSSLYSPSLFPFSPFPSSSSSSSSSFSSSSVSLESSSHRLCSLRLYNNAHLRITYKSNGLKLNCSLKEPLKVMISGAPASGKGTQCELIVRKFGLVHISTGDLLRAEVSSGTEIGNKAKEFMNAGRLVPDEVVTAMVTARLSREDAKENGWLLDGYPRSFNQAQSLQSLKIIPDVYIVLDVPDEILIDRCIGRRLDPVTGKIYHLKSFPPETEEMKARLITRPDDTEEKVKSRLEIYKQNADAISTTYSHIMKKIDGNHPKEVVFEVIDSILSQVQKDKETKMKLGKSNQSTSVQDNWRGIPTKLNNIPHSRDIRKYFYEDVLQATQRAINDGRTRLKVEINIPELNPEMDVYRIGTLMELVRSLALSFADDGKHVKVCVQGSMGEGALAGMPLQLAGTRKILEFMDWGEYEAMGTFINIGSIGGKEVDEQDDLFILVAPQNAVGNCIIDDLRAMTDAAGDRPVILINPRLKDLPASSGIMQTMGRDKRLEYASSFENCYFFRLLYYAGTQYPIMGALRMSYPYRYELYKRVDDPSGKEKYVILSTFPEKPSTDEVNDAFEGKPRNKSKKALGFWGFLSGIF, encoded by the exons ATGTTGCCCACCTCACTCTCTCCAGTTCACTCCTCCAGTTTATATTCTCCCTctctgtttcctttttctccttttccctcttcttcttcttcttcttcttcttctttttcttcttcctctgtaTCGCTTGAATCATCTTCTCATCGTCTCTGCTCTCTGCGACTCTACAACAATGCCCATTTGAGGATTACCTACAAATCCAAT GGACTGAAACTCAACTGTTCTTTAAAAGAGCCTCTGAAGGTGATGATATCCGGTGCACCGGCATCAGGCAAAGGAACTCAGTGCGAATTGATTGTCCGTAAG TTTGGATTGGTACACATATCAACGGGGGACCTCCTAAGAGCTGAAGTGTCATCTGGGACAGAAATTGGAAATAAAGCCAAAGAGTTCATGAATGCTGGCCGTCTGGTCCCTGATGAAGTCGTGACTGCG ATGGTCACAGCACGATTATCACGGGAAGATGCAAAAGAAAACGGGTGGCTTCTAGATGGCTACCCCCGAAGTTTTAACCAAGCACAAAGCCTGCAAAGTTTGAAGATAATACCAGATGTTTACATTGTATTAGAT GTTCCTGATGAAATTCTAATCGACAGATGTATTGGAAGAAGGCTAGACCCAGTTACAGGGAAGATTTACCATCTCAAAAGTTTCCCTCCAGAGACTGAGGAAATGAAAGCAAGACTTATTACCCGTCCTGATGACACCGAGGAAAAG GTGAAGTCACGCCTTGAAATATACAAGCAAAATGCTGATGCAATCTCAACCACTTACTCCCACATAATGAAAAAG ATCGATGGGAACCATCCTAAGGAAGTAGTTTTTGAAGTAATAGACTCTATACTGTCACAAGTGCAGAAAGATAAAGAAACGAAGATGAAATTAG GGAAATCAAATCAGTCAACTTCAGTCCAG GATAACTGGAGGGGAATTCCTACTAAATTGAATAACATTCCACATTCTAGAGACATCAGGAAATATTTCTATGAGGATGTGCTGCAGGCCACCCAAAGAGCAATAAATGATGGAAGAACTCGACTAAAG GTGGAGATTAATATTCCAGAGCTGAACCCAGAAATG GATGTTTATCGAATAGGTACCTTAATGGAACTTGTTCGATCTCTTGCTCTTTCATTTGCCGATGATGGGAAACATGTCAAG GTTTGTGTTCAAGGCTCTATGGGGGAAGGCGCTCTTGCTGGAATGCCATTACAGCTTGCTGGTACTCGAAAAATCTTGGAGTTCATGGACTGGGGTGAATATGAGGCTATGGGGACGTTTATCAATATTGGTTCTATAG GTGGCAAAGAGGTAGATGAGCAAGATGACCTGTTTATCTTAGTAGCTCCTCAAAATGCTGTTGGGAATTGTATTATCGAT GATCTAAGAGCTATGACCGATGCTGCTGGGGACCGACCAGTAATTCTTATCAATCCCAGGCTCAAG gATTTGCCTGCTTCGAGTGGAATCATGCAA ACCATGGGGCGCGACAAGAGATTGGAGTATGCTTCATCATTCGAAAATTGCTATTTCTTTCGGCTTCTCTATTATGCAGGAACCCAATATCCAATTATGGGTGCTCTCAG GATGTCTTATCCATATCGTTACGAACTGTACAAGAGGGTGGATGACCCTTCTGGGAAAGAGAAGTACGTTATCTTGTCTACATTTCCTGAAAAGCCAAGTACCGATGAAGTGAATGATGCTTTCGAAGGAAAGCCTAG AA